A single genomic interval of Rhodopirellula bahusiensis harbors:
- a CDS encoding RecB family exonuclease, protein MTPIKRPHWSFSSISQYRRCPLQFYFERIAKISRRSVSSSLVFGSAIHDALAVHHQRIKLGREASEQNLKSDFMGSWKVRTERQQVSFKAKESASDLIGKGQALMELYSRETPPANIIAVEERVLVPLCDSSGNILERPLAATCDLISGTPEQTKVTEFKTAAKAYSNFDVESSLQPNCYTQSALSTMDRWVSVEFVVFTKTNTPKIQRLKTSRSQEDLDRLGDVAKNVEKAVENQIFYPIENPMNCSGCPFREECRQWKSSSSTIKQEQEAHAEREVVCAG, encoded by the coding sequence ATGACACCCATCAAGCGTCCGCACTGGAGCTTCAGTTCGATTAGTCAGTATCGACGATGCCCACTGCAATTCTACTTCGAGCGAATTGCCAAAATCTCTCGAAGGTCCGTCAGCAGCAGCCTCGTGTTTGGTTCAGCCATCCACGATGCTCTGGCTGTTCATCACCAACGAATCAAATTGGGCCGCGAAGCATCGGAACAGAATCTGAAATCCGACTTCATGGGTTCATGGAAAGTTCGGACCGAACGCCAGCAGGTCTCGTTCAAGGCAAAAGAATCGGCTTCGGACTTGATCGGAAAAGGCCAAGCCCTGATGGAACTGTACTCCAGAGAAACACCACCAGCCAACATCATTGCCGTCGAGGAGCGAGTCTTGGTTCCATTGTGCGACAGCAGCGGCAATATTCTGGAACGCCCCTTGGCCGCGACGTGCGATCTGATCTCTGGCACACCTGAGCAAACCAAGGTCACCGAGTTCAAGACAGCGGCAAAAGCGTACTCCAACTTTGACGTGGAAAGCTCGCTCCAGCCGAATTGCTACACGCAGTCAGCCCTGTCAACGATGGACCGATGGGTGTCCGTTGAGTTCGTGGTTTTCACGAAAACGAACACTCCGAAGATTCAGAGGCTGAAAACATCGAGATCCCAGGAGGATTTGGACCGACTCGGAGATGTGGCAAAGAATGTTGAAAAGGCAGTCGAGAATCAGATCTTCTATCCCATCGAGAACCCAATGAACTGTTCGGGGTGTCCCTTTCGGGAAGAATGCCGTCAGTGGAAATCAAGTAGCTCCACGATCAAGCAAGAGCAAGAAGCCCATGCGGAACGTGAGGTGGTCTGTGCTGGTTGA
- a CDS encoding helix-turn-helix transcriptional regulator gives MAKKTGPKKNIPERPDGDRRVRQSLRIARVLHVLNLIQSRGRWNVSAIAKELGCSNRTVHRDLNVLEFCGVPFYFSEEEQCYRVRSDYRFPTLMLTNEEALGQAVATAISKAPGLDIGLGASPTTTRLASTSKDETKQIIADAMSLVEVFDLKLADHSKHGEILKTIQLALLGSNQVKGVYESPYEDSPVKLTIHPYRLCLVKQAWYVIGHIEGETEPKTFRAARFISLRQTEAIADRPKDFDLRKYLGNAWSVLRGAKSCDVELRFDASVAGVVLETNWHHTQTTKKHRDGSLTLKFTVDGLEEIQRWILGWTGKVKIVGPEELRTKIIGSLQKGVEMNLIVPRQT, from the coding sequence ATGGCAAAGAAAACGGGACCGAAGAAGAACATCCCAGAACGACCGGACGGAGATCGGCGAGTTCGACAGAGCCTGCGTATCGCCAGGGTTCTTCATGTCCTGAATCTGATTCAGTCACGAGGCCGATGGAACGTGAGTGCGATTGCGAAAGAACTGGGGTGTTCGAATCGGACCGTCCACAGAGACCTGAACGTACTCGAATTCTGTGGAGTGCCTTTTTACTTCAGTGAAGAGGAGCAGTGTTATCGGGTGCGGTCAGACTACCGATTCCCAACCCTGATGCTCACGAACGAAGAGGCTCTTGGGCAAGCAGTCGCAACCGCCATCAGTAAGGCACCTGGTCTCGATATCGGACTTGGGGCTTCACCCACGACCACTCGGTTAGCTTCTACCTCAAAGGATGAAACCAAACAGATCATCGCTGACGCCATGAGCTTGGTGGAGGTGTTCGATTTGAAACTCGCGGACCACAGCAAGCACGGGGAGATCCTGAAAACAATCCAACTTGCCTTGCTGGGATCGAATCAAGTCAAAGGAGTTTACGAATCACCCTACGAAGACTCACCAGTCAAACTGACGATTCATCCTTACCGGCTGTGTTTGGTCAAACAGGCGTGGTACGTCATTGGTCACATCGAAGGCGAGACGGAACCCAAGACTTTTCGAGCTGCCCGGTTCATAAGTCTACGGCAAACCGAAGCCATCGCTGACCGACCGAAGGACTTTGATCTACGGAAATATCTCGGAAACGCATGGTCTGTTTTGCGTGGGGCGAAGAGTTGCGACGTGGAACTTCGATTCGACGCCTCAGTTGCTGGGGTGGTTTTGGAAACTAACTGGCACCACACGCAGACAACGAAAAAGCACCGCGATGGAAGCTTGACATTGAAATTCACGGTCGATGGACTCGAAGAAATTCAAAGGTGGATTCTCGGGTGGACAGGGAAGGTCAAGATTGTCGGGCCGGAAGAACTGCGAACCAAGATTATTGGTTCCTTACAAAAAGGTGTTGAAATGAACTTGATAGTGCCAAGGCAGACCTGA
- a CDS encoding MBL fold metallo-hydrolase, translating into MQLTIFRGSKEVGGNCIEVQAGETRIILDVGMPLFDEHGQTHDGFTLGRLTTEELQVQGIIPKVLGLFDGDGRPDAIFLSHAHLDHVGLLKHTNPFIPVYASKGTSKMMLAGGVYANQQQLPRDRFKEVKPRQAITIGDITVTAFPVDHSIHGCLSFLVEADGKRILYTGDLRLHGRRPDEHKQIIEALGNTSLDALIVEGTHFGFEDGNNVTEEQLGIQIGRQVENSIGLVLASFSPQNIDRLRAFIRAAQQNNRTFVADAYTAFVLHLISADAKIENPLKTGHGRVYFPGNLKEKIERRGTNRANEIFRDSEIDMIEILDEPEKYVMVFRASMLVDFDGSLPSQTHCLYSTWHGYSERPDWRDVKNALAESDGKFTHAHTSGHALSSDIVTFTKAMNAKTIIPIHSFEPETFKEHFENVTIATDGESIKI; encoded by the coding sequence ATGCAATTGACCATCTTCCGGGGAAGTAAAGAAGTCGGGGGGAACTGCATCGAGGTTCAGGCTGGCGAAACAAGGATCATCCTTGACGTTGGGATGCCTCTGTTCGACGAGCATGGACAGACGCACGACGGGTTCACCTTGGGCCGGCTGACGACCGAAGAACTTCAAGTCCAAGGAATCATTCCCAAGGTTCTCGGGCTCTTCGATGGGGATGGCCGGCCAGATGCCATATTTCTGTCACATGCCCATCTTGATCACGTTGGTTTGCTCAAACACACGAACCCTTTCATCCCTGTCTACGCGAGCAAGGGAACCAGCAAAATGATGCTGGCGGGAGGTGTGTACGCGAATCAACAACAGCTTCCCAGGGATCGTTTTAAGGAAGTGAAGCCACGGCAAGCTATCACGATAGGTGACATCACCGTGACTGCCTTTCCGGTGGACCATTCCATCCACGGCTGCCTCTCGTTTCTGGTTGAAGCCGATGGAAAGCGAATTCTCTACACTGGAGATTTGCGGCTTCACGGAAGACGGCCAGACGAACACAAACAAATCATCGAAGCACTTGGCAACACGAGTCTAGATGCCCTGATCGTGGAGGGAACTCACTTCGGTTTCGAAGATGGAAACAATGTCACTGAGGAACAACTTGGAATTCAAATTGGTCGGCAGGTCGAAAACTCAATTGGATTGGTTTTGGCATCGTTTTCACCGCAGAACATCGATCGGCTAAGAGCCTTTATTCGGGCTGCCCAGCAGAACAACCGAACGTTTGTAGCCGACGCGTACACGGCCTTCGTTCTTCATCTCATCAGTGCAGACGCTAAGATTGAGAACCCGCTCAAAACGGGTCATGGACGGGTCTACTTCCCCGGCAACTTGAAAGAGAAAATCGAGCGTCGGGGAACCAACCGGGCGAACGAAATATTCCGAGACTCGGAAATCGACATGATTGAAATCTTGGACGAACCCGAAAAGTACGTCATGGTTTTTCGAGCAAGCATGTTGGTTGACTTCGATGGAAGTCTTCCTTCTCAAACACATTGCCTTTACTCAACATGGCACGGGTACAGCGAACGTCCTGATTGGCGGGACGTAAAGAACGCTCTCGCTGAAAGTGATGGCAAATTTACCCACGCTCACACCAGCGGGCACGCCCTGTCATCGGACATCGTGACGTTCACTAAAGCGATGAACGCGAAGACAATTATCCCTATCCACAGCTTTGAACCTGAGACGTTTAAAGAGCATTTCGAGAATGTGACAATTGCGACGGACGGAGAATCAATCAAGATCTAG
- a CDS encoding HTH domain-containing protein, translating to MKVLHLISGRGRWDAKGLAEELECSQRTIHRMLSTLSMAGVPWYFDEKFRAYRIRPGFKFSLAENAVLNPECEPQAANDKESFQDATERLIEDGEAFAESLTQFLEMLKRSVSTAGENKVAD from the coding sequence ATGAAGGTGCTGCACCTGATTTCTGGTCGGGGACGGTGGGACGCCAAGGGATTGGCCGAGGAACTCGAATGTTCCCAGCGAACTATTCACCGAATGTTGTCTACACTCAGCATGGCCGGGGTCCCCTGGTATTTCGACGAGAAATTCCGAGCCTACCGAATCCGTCCGGGCTTCAAGTTTTCGCTTGCAGAAAACGCTGTTCTGAATCCTGAGTGTGAGCCACAAGCAGCGAATGACAAAGAGTCCTTTCAGGACGCCACCGAGCGTCTTATTGAAGACGGCGAAGCATTTGCTGAGTCACTAACCCAGTTTTTGGAAATGCTGAAACGCTCAGTTTCCACTGCAGGCGAGAACAAAGTTGCCGACTAG